A single window of Gossypium hirsutum isolate 1008001.06 chromosome A10, Gossypium_hirsutum_v2.1, whole genome shotgun sequence DNA harbors:
- the LOC107896928 gene encoding LOW QUALITY PROTEIN: probable fructokinase-4 (The sequence of the model RefSeq protein was modified relative to this genomic sequence to represent the inferred CDS: substituted 1 base at 1 genomic stop codon), whose translation MAPNGVVSDKSLIVSFGEMLIDFVPTVSGVSLAEAPGFLKAPGGAPANVAIAVSRLGGKASFVGKLGDDEFGHMLADILKQNGVSGDGILFDPRCXDVLEELNLDLIRSAKVFHYGSISLIVEPCRSAHLKAMEVAKESGALLSYDPNLRLPLWPSADEARKQILSIWDKADIIKVSDVELEFLTGSNKIDDETAMKLWRPNLTLLLITLGEKGSMYYTKYFHGSVDAFHVNTVDTTGAGDSFVGALLCKIVEDPTILENESKLREVLKFANACGAITTTKKGAIPALPTEAEVLALINGA comes from the exons ATGGCACCTAACGGGGTCGTTTCCGACAAGAGTTTAATCGTGAGTTTCGGTGAGATGCTCATCGACTTCGTCCCCACCGTCTCCGGTGTTTCTTTAGCGGAAGCTCCAGGCTTCCTCAAAGCCCCCGGTGGAGCCCCAGCCAACGTGGCGATTGCCGTCTCAAGACTAGGCGGTAAAGCATCCTTCGTCGGAAAACTCGGCGACGATGAGTTCGGTCACATGCTTGCCGATATTCTCAAGCAAAACGGAGTCTCTGGTGACGGGATCTTATTTGACCCAAGGTGCTAGGACGTCTTGGAGGAATTGAATCTTGATCTTATAAGATCC GCCAAAGTATTCCACTACGGATCAATAAGTTTGATCGTAGAGCCATGCAGATCGGCTCACTTAAAGGCAATGGAAGTGGCCAAAGAATCAGGTGCTTTGTTGTCATATGATCCAAACCTTCGGCTGCCACTTTGGCCTTCAGCCGATGAGGCCAGGAAACAGATATTATCCATCTGGGATAAGGCCGATATTATCAAGGTCAGCGATGTTGAGCTAGAGTTCCTCACCGGTAGCAACAAAATCGACGATGAAACTGCTATGAAACTTTGGCGCCCCAACTTGACACTACTCTTGATCACCCTCGGTGAAAAGGGTAGCATGTATTATACCAAG TACTTCCATGGGTCAGTGGATGCATTCCATGTGAATACAGTGGATACAACTGGCGCGGGGGACTCTTTTGTTGGTGCTTTACTATGCAAGATCGTGGAAGACCCAACCATACTTGAG AATGAATCGAAATTGAGGGAGGTACTGAAATTCGCAAATGCATGTGGAGCCATAACCACAACCAAGAAGGGAGCAATCCCAGCCCTTCCAACCGAGGCTGAAGTCCTTGCCTTAATCAATGGAGCTTAG